In Nitrosospira briensis C-128, a genomic segment contains:
- a CDS encoding FAD-dependent oxidoreductase produces the protein MKHWWLLVLLVLLIILFLAFDLGRFLSLETLKSGRDGLQQAYQARPLQMIGLYVGTYIVIAALSLPGAAVMTLAGGAIFGVWVGIPLAVISAGIGATVALWMARYVFREFVQQRFGDRMTAIDAGIKRDGAFYLFTLRLVPVFPFFIINLLMGLTAIPTGTFFWTSLLGMLPGTAIYVNAGTQLASIASLSDIFSPALIGSFALLAIFPWLARWAVARVRMRGAGNIHARWAKPIRFDRNLVVIGAGSAGLVTSYLAAATRARVTLIEANRMGGDCLNFGCVPSKTLIRSATFLREAQHAKDLGFRGATVDYRFGEVMARVHRIIKMIEPHDSVERYTKLGVEVIHGKARITSPWTVEVNGQIISTRSIVIATGSRPAIPPIPGLEQVRYYTSDTIWSLTERPGRLVVLGGGPIGCELAQAFALLDCQVTQVVRSRLLEREDTDAVVLIESALRADGVRLLTQTDAIRCESGTGEQRLIVHHNGKEEAIPFDAMLCAVGRTANTEGFGLEELGIPNSPKGTIEADAWLQTLYPNIYACGDVAGPYQFTHVAAHQAWYASVNALFGGLKRFKVDYSVIPWATFTHPEVARVGLSEAEANKRGIKFEVTRYHLEGLDRAITDEAARGFIKVLSPPGSDRILGATIVSDHASDLLAEFVLAMKHNLGLKKILGTIHTYPTWSEANKYAAGEWRRAHIPYRLLDWVEKYHAWRRG, from the coding sequence ATGAAGCATTGGTGGCTGCTCGTATTGCTGGTATTGTTGATTATTTTGTTCCTGGCGTTTGATCTCGGGCGCTTCCTCAGCCTGGAAACGCTCAAGAGCGGTCGTGATGGGCTGCAACAGGCTTATCAGGCACGGCCGCTGCAAATGATAGGCCTGTATGTTGGCACCTATATTGTCATAGCCGCGCTCTCCCTGCCCGGCGCCGCTGTGATGACGTTGGCGGGCGGCGCCATCTTTGGGGTCTGGGTCGGCATTCCACTGGCTGTCATTTCCGCCGGCATTGGCGCGACGGTCGCATTATGGATGGCGCGCTACGTCTTTCGGGAGTTCGTGCAGCAACGTTTCGGCGACCGCATGACGGCGATCGACGCAGGCATCAAGCGTGACGGCGCATTTTATCTTTTCACTTTGCGCCTGGTGCCGGTATTTCCTTTCTTCATAATCAATTTGTTGATGGGGCTGACGGCCATACCGACCGGCACCTTCTTCTGGACCAGCCTGCTGGGCATGCTGCCAGGGACGGCAATTTATGTCAACGCCGGCACGCAGTTAGCCTCGATCGCCAGTCTTTCCGATATTTTCTCACCTGCGCTGATAGGGTCTTTCGCGTTGCTCGCCATATTCCCCTGGCTGGCACGATGGGCAGTGGCGCGTGTGAGGATGAGGGGGGCGGGAAATATACATGCACGCTGGGCTAAACCCATCCGGTTCGATCGTAATCTGGTGGTTATCGGCGCAGGCTCGGCGGGTCTGGTGACGTCCTACCTTGCCGCCGCTACCCGCGCCAGGGTTACGCTGATTGAAGCGAATAGAATGGGCGGGGATTGCCTTAATTTTGGCTGCGTGCCCTCCAAAACGCTGATCCGTTCGGCTACTTTCCTGCGGGAGGCGCAACATGCAAAAGACCTGGGTTTTCGTGGCGCAACCGTCGATTACCGTTTTGGTGAGGTAATGGCGCGTGTACATCGCATCATAAAAATGATCGAGCCGCATGATTCGGTAGAGCGTTATACAAAGCTGGGGGTGGAGGTGATCCATGGCAAAGCGCGCATTACCTCGCCCTGGACGGTGGAGGTCAACGGGCAGATCATCAGTACGCGTTCGATTGTCATCGCTACAGGTTCCCGTCCCGCAATTCCCCCGATTCCGGGGCTGGAGCAGGTGCGCTACTATACCTCCGACACCATCTGGTCGCTTACCGAGCGACCCGGCCGGCTCGTCGTTCTAGGCGGCGGGCCTATCGGCTGCGAGTTGGCGCAAGCTTTTGCGCTTCTGGATTGCCAAGTCACGCAGGTAGTGAGATCAAGGCTACTGGAAAGGGAGGATACGGATGCCGTTGTGCTGATCGAATCTGCGTTGCGCGCCGATGGCGTGCGCCTGCTGACCCAAACCGATGCTATTCGTTGCGAAAGCGGAACCGGTGAGCAACGATTGATTGTGCACCATAACGGAAAGGAGGAAGCCATTCCATTTGACGCGATGCTGTGCGCAGTGGGAAGAACGGCTAATACCGAAGGCTTCGGTCTCGAAGAACTGGGAATTCCGAATTCGCCAAAAGGGACGATTGAAGCGGATGCGTGGTTGCAGACGCTCTATCCCAACATCTATGCGTGCGGCGACGTGGCCGGGCCATATCAGTTTACGCACGTCGCCGCTCACCAGGCATGGTATGCATCCGTCAACGCATTGTTTGGCGGTCTCAAACGTTTCAAGGTGGATTACTCGGTAATTCCATGGGCTACGTTCACCCATCCGGAGGTTGCCCGCGTCGGCTTATCGGAGGCCGAAGCAAACAAGCGCGGCATTAAGTTCGAAGTGACCCGCTATCATCTGGAAGGGCTGGATCGCGCCATCACGGATGAAGCAGCGCGCGGGTTTATCAAGGTGCTCAGTCCACCGGGCAGCGACCGTATCCTGGGTGCAACTATTGTGAGTGACCATGCCAGCGACTTGCTGGCGGAATTTGTGCTAGCGATGAAACACAACCTCGGTCTCAAAAAGATACTCGGTACCATTCACACTTATCCAACCTGGTCGGAGGCCAACAAATATGCGGCCGGGGAGTGGAGGCGTGCACACATACCGTATCGCCTGCTGGATTGGGTGGAAAAGTACCATGCTTGGCGGCGAGGCTAG
- the pstA gene encoding phosphate ABC transporter permease PstA produces the protein MVFTKSTRTLRDWFAQLAVYCAALLICAAFTWILSDIVRGGMAHLSLDFVIGSPREAGRAGGIGSILVSTALVLAIALMAALPLGWATAALLANHVSAGSGFGGAVRYSLQVLTAVPSIVFGLFGNAFFSIYLGMGFSILSGGLTLACMLLPILVSTAESGLRTVPDAYRLSAAALGMSRTSTLFRLLLPIAAPSLAAGLLLGIGRAIAETAALLFTSGYVDRTPGSLLDSGRTLAVHIFDLSMNVPGGDAAAYASALVLITALLLINMIAMRLTAGWQRRKIMSQNSNGYSNTDVPRA, from the coding sequence ATGGTTTTCACGAAATCGACGCGAACTCTTCGCGATTGGTTCGCGCAATTAGCGGTTTACTGTGCCGCGTTACTGATTTGTGCTGCGTTTACATGGATATTGAGCGATATCGTGCGCGGTGGCATGGCGCATCTTTCCCTGGACTTTGTCATAGGTTCGCCGCGCGAGGCTGGCCGTGCCGGGGGTATCGGCTCTATCCTCGTTTCCACTGCGCTTGTGCTTGCGATTGCCCTGATGGCAGCCCTGCCGCTGGGATGGGCCACGGCTGCGTTACTCGCCAATCATGTTTCCGCAGGCAGCGGCTTCGGCGGTGCGGTACGCTACAGTCTGCAGGTGCTCACCGCAGTTCCCTCCATCGTTTTTGGCCTGTTCGGCAATGCCTTTTTCAGCATTTATCTGGGTATGGGATTTTCCATCCTCTCGGGCGGCCTGACCTTGGCTTGCATGCTGCTGCCCATTCTCGTCAGCACCGCAGAGTCGGGCTTGCGTACCGTACCTGATGCGTATCGCCTGTCTGCCGCTGCGTTGGGCATGTCGCGCACTTCGACGTTGTTTCGTTTGTTATTGCCAATTGCCGCGCCATCGCTGGCTGCAGGACTGCTGCTGGGGATCGGCCGCGCCATTGCCGAAACCGCGGCGCTACTGTTTACCAGCGGCTATGTCGATCGCACGCCGGGTTCGCTGCTTGATTCAGGGCGGACTCTGGCAGTACATATTTTCGATCTATCCATGAATGTTCCCGGCGGCGATGCTGCGGCTTATGCGTCCGCACTGGTGCTGATAACAGCGCTGCTACTCATCAATATGATAGCCATGCGCCTGACTGCCGGCTGGCAGCGCCGGAAGATAATGTCGCAGAACTCAAACGGATACTCCAATACCGATGTACCGCGAGCCTGA
- a CDS encoding radical SAM protein, producing the protein MGIGGGEIIPIGSERSSRSENWRRTPDDQPRGFIRPHALDELWFHTGTACNLACPFCLEGSKPGDDRLQLLRFEEVVPFVDEALELGVKQFSFTGGEPFINKDIVRILDYALQYRPCLVLTNATEALIKRLKQLEPLRDRPYTLSFRVSLDYPDAARHDAGRGEGMFARALEGLRALHELEFNVSVANQLLPTLTPEVVSARFSEVFRTAGLPEDLPRIEFPEFHPPGAQVKSPHITERCMTGFHTEEARHSFMCAFSKMIAKSDGRLQVYACTLVDDDPDYILGETLTEAMQTPVSMKHHRCYSCFRYGASCSEMKRGI; encoded by the coding sequence ATGGGCATCGGCGGCGGAGAGATCATCCCCATCGGTAGCGAGCGATCCAGTCGTTCCGAAAACTGGCGGCGCACGCCTGACGATCAGCCACGCGGCTTTATTCGGCCGCACGCGCTGGATGAATTGTGGTTTCATACCGGCACCGCGTGTAATCTTGCCTGTCCCTTTTGCCTCGAGGGCTCGAAACCGGGAGACGATCGCTTACAGTTGTTGCGCTTTGAAGAAGTCGTTCCGTTTGTGGACGAGGCGCTCGAGCTTGGCGTCAAACAGTTTTCCTTCACCGGGGGCGAACCATTCATCAATAAGGATATCGTTCGTATCCTCGATTATGCGTTGCAGTATAGGCCGTGCCTGGTGCTGACCAACGCAACCGAAGCGTTGATCAAGCGCCTGAAGCAACTCGAACCGCTGCGCGACCGGCCGTATACGCTCAGTTTCCGTGTGAGCCTGGATTATCCCGATGCCGCCCGGCATGACGCCGGGCGTGGTGAAGGCATGTTCGCTCGTGCGCTGGAAGGATTGCGAGCACTCCATGAACTGGAATTCAATGTTTCGGTGGCAAATCAGCTTTTGCCTACGCTCACACCGGAAGTGGTTTCGGCGCGCTTCAGCGAGGTTTTCCGTACCGCAGGCTTACCTGAGGATTTGCCGCGTATCGAATTTCCCGAATTTCACCCGCCGGGTGCGCAGGTGAAATCGCCGCATATCACGGAACGCTGCATGACAGGGTTCCATACCGAAGAGGCTCGCCACTCGTTCATGTGTGCGTTCAGCAAGATGATCGCGAAAAGCGACGGACGATTACAGGTTTATGCCTGTACTCTCGTGGATGACGATCCAGACTATATTCTGGGGGAAACGCTGACGGAAGCCATGCAAACGCCCGTGAGCATGAAACACCACCGCTGTTACAGTTGTTTCAGGTACGGCGCCTCATGCAGCGAAATGAAACGAGGCATCTGA
- a CDS encoding phosphate ABC transporter substrate-binding protein, which translates to MRIFSIKKYARYAIFIVASLLGYGWAQPGNAAAEKLVLTGASTIAPLAAEIARRFELQHPGMRIDVQTGGSSRGINDTRNGTAGIGMVSRALKPAERDLQAHTIALDGVGLILHASNRVSGLSRQQVIDIYTGKIVNWKTLGGRDAPITAINKAEGRSTLELFLGYLKLKNSDIKPHVIIGDNAQGIKTVAGNPNAIGYVSIGAAEYEARHGTPIKLLPLDGIAATVANVRNGTFPLSRPLNLVTRTEPEGLARDFIAFARSEQVHDLVEAQYFVPIGFR; encoded by the coding sequence ATGAGGATATTTTCGATAAAGAAATATGCCAGATATGCCATATTTATTGTGGCATCATTATTGGGATATGGCTGGGCTCAACCTGGCAATGCTGCTGCGGAGAAACTGGTTTTAACCGGCGCCAGCACTATCGCCCCGCTGGCAGCGGAAATCGCCCGGCGCTTCGAGTTGCAACACCCCGGTATGCGGATAGATGTGCAGACTGGCGGTTCTTCGCGCGGCATTAATGACACGCGTAACGGAACGGCCGGGATCGGTATGGTATCCCGCGCCTTGAAACCGGCCGAGCGGGATTTACAAGCACATACCATTGCCCTGGATGGTGTTGGGCTTATTCTGCACGCGAGTAACCGGGTCTCCGGGTTAAGCCGGCAGCAGGTTATCGATATCTATACCGGCAAAATCGTCAACTGGAAGACACTAGGCGGGCGAGACGCACCCATCACCGCCATTAACAAGGCTGAAGGCCGATCGACACTTGAGCTGTTTCTGGGCTATTTAAAGCTGAAGAACAGCGATATCAAGCCGCACGTGATCATCGGCGACAACGCGCAGGGAATCAAGACGGTAGCCGGCAACCCGAACGCCATCGGTTATGTATCGATAGGCGCGGCGGAATACGAAGCACGGCACGGTACGCCGATCAAACTACTGCCGCTTGATGGTATCGCGGCTACCGTAGCGAATGTACGTAATGGTACGTTTCCGCTATCGCGGCCGCTCAACCTGGTAACGCGGACTGAACCTGAAGGGCTGGCCCGGGATTTCATCGCGTTTGCCCGTTCGGAGCAGGTACATGATCTGGTTGAGGCACAATATTTTGTCCCCATTGGCTTCCGTTGA
- a CDS encoding TIGR04282 family arsenosugar biosynthesis glycosyltransferase, with protein MTEAALVLVCKRPASGIGKQRLAASVGGEAANRIAEALLACALEDARTWPGPVVIAPADPADHAWASALLSQAQVRLEIRVALQAEGNLGQRLNALDHKLRAGGLEQLVYIGSDAPLLAAPDYAAVYEALTNYDTVLKPAADGGVVLMASRQRWPALSSLPWSTARLGAALANCCRSAGQSVVNLAQSFDVDEEDDVIRLIEALNTDQRPARRALHGLACDLARWRERSHVRF; from the coding sequence ATGACCGAAGCCGCGCTGGTGTTGGTATGCAAACGGCCGGCATCGGGCATCGGCAAGCAACGGCTGGCTGCAAGCGTAGGTGGGGAGGCGGCGAACCGCATCGCCGAGGCACTGCTCGCCTGCGCGCTGGAAGATGCGCGTACCTGGCCTGGTCCGGTGGTAATCGCGCCTGCGGATCCGGCGGATCACGCTTGGGCATCCGCGCTATTGTCGCAAGCGCAGGTACGGCTGGAAATACGTGTGGCGCTCCAGGCGGAAGGCAATCTCGGACAGAGGCTTAACGCACTGGATCATAAACTGCGCGCCGGCGGGCTGGAACAGTTGGTGTATATCGGCAGTGATGCTCCGCTGCTTGCGGCACCCGATTATGCAGCGGTTTACGAAGCCTTGACGAATTATGATACCGTGTTGAAGCCGGCAGCGGATGGCGGTGTGGTGTTGATGGCGAGCCGGCAGCGATGGCCGGCGCTGAGCAGCTTGCCGTGGAGCACGGCGCGCCTGGGCGCGGCACTGGCCAACTGTTGCCGATCTGCGGGACAATCGGTCGTTAACCTGGCACAAAGTTTCGACGTGGATGAAGAAGATGATGTCATTCGGCTGATCGAAGCGTTGAATACGGATCAGCGACCGGCGCGGCGCGCGCTGCATGGGTTGGCTTGCGATCTGGCCCGTTGGAGGGAACGAAGTCATGTCCGGTTTTAG
- the pstC gene encoding phosphate ABC transporter permease subunit PstC, with the protein MIWLRHNILSPLASVDTLTLWLLRGAAGAAMGVVMLILLFLAMESWPALRHISIERFLTDPSWNPGENLYNLAPMLSGTLYAAAGALLLATPLGIASALFIAYYASPHAASTYRHLVELLAGIPSVVYGFWGLTTLVPLINQLHPPGASLLAGILVLTLMILPTVALTAYAALLAVPDEYMIGAAALGLSRWGMIRGVALPAAKTGIAAGVILAAGRAIGETMALLMVTGNVVQNPSSLFEPIRTLAANIALEMPYAMDDHRAALFVSGLTLMVLVMSLWSVAARLARNGDG; encoded by the coding sequence ATGATCTGGTTGAGGCACAATATTTTGTCCCCATTGGCTTCCGTTGATACGCTGACGCTCTGGCTGCTGCGCGGTGCAGCAGGCGCCGCGATGGGCGTGGTGATGCTGATCCTGTTATTCCTCGCGATGGAATCCTGGCCAGCGCTGCGGCATATATCGATCGAGCGTTTTCTCACCGACCCCTCCTGGAATCCCGGAGAAAACTTATACAACTTAGCGCCCATGCTGTCGGGTACCCTCTACGCCGCAGCCGGGGCACTATTACTGGCAACCCCGCTGGGCATCGCCTCGGCGCTGTTTATCGCCTATTATGCATCTCCGCATGCGGCGAGCACCTACCGGCATCTGGTCGAGTTGCTGGCAGGTATTCCCTCCGTGGTCTACGGTTTCTGGGGCCTGACTACCCTGGTGCCCCTGATCAACCAACTGCATCCACCCGGCGCCAGCCTGCTGGCCGGGATTCTGGTGCTGACGCTGATGATTCTGCCTACCGTCGCGCTCACGGCGTACGCCGCGCTATTGGCCGTGCCCGACGAATATATGATCGGTGCAGCAGCGCTGGGCCTGTCCCGCTGGGGGATGATCCGGGGCGTCGCGCTACCGGCTGCAAAAACGGGTATCGCCGCAGGTGTCATTCTCGCGGCCGGTCGCGCTATCGGCGAAACCATGGCTTTATTGATGGTCACGGGTAACGTCGTGCAGAACCCCTCCAGCCTGTTCGAGCCGATACGTACTCTGGCCGCCAATATTGCGCTGGAGATGCCCTATGCCATGGACGACCATCGGGCTGCTCTGTTCGTGTCGGGCTTGACGCTCATGGTGCTCGTGATGTCGCTCTGGAGCGTTGCAGCCCGGCTGGCGAGAAATGGCGATGGCTGA
- a CDS encoding methyltransferase domain-containing protein encodes MHDTIQQYYGETLGSSLDLQTNACRTDAGLPEYVKPILAKVHDEVLARYYGCGLVLPESLDGLTVLDLGCGAGRDVYVLSKLVGEHGRVIGVDMTEEQLAVASRHEEYHRKAFGHAESNVRFLHGYIERLSELQLADASVDVIVSNCVLNLAPDKAAVLSEAWRVLKPGGELYFSDVYADRRVPAELTADPVLYGECLSGALYWNDFLGLARTHGFADPRLVDDRGITIGNAELAARTGNIRFYSATYRLFKLGNLESACEDYGQAVVYRGTVPHHPHVFELDKHHRIETGKFFLICGNSWRMLHDTRFAAHFDFYGNFDRHYGIFPGCGTGLPFDDTLRGGADNHSGGCC; translated from the coding sequence ATGCATGACACTATCCAGCAATACTATGGAGAAACTCTGGGCTCTTCACTCGATCTTCAGACCAACGCGTGCCGGACGGATGCAGGCTTGCCCGAATATGTAAAGCCCATATTGGCGAAGGTACACGACGAGGTACTGGCTCGCTACTACGGCTGTGGCCTGGTACTACCCGAATCGCTCGATGGCTTGACCGTACTCGACCTTGGGTGCGGCGCCGGGCGCGACGTTTACGTACTATCGAAGCTCGTGGGAGAGCATGGCCGGGTAATTGGGGTGGATATGACGGAAGAGCAACTTGCGGTTGCGTCCAGGCATGAGGAATATCACCGTAAGGCATTTGGGCATGCAGAGAGCAACGTGCGTTTCCTGCATGGCTATATCGAGCGGTTATCTGAACTTCAACTGGCGGATGCCAGCGTGGATGTCATCGTATCCAATTGCGTGCTCAATCTTGCCCCCGACAAGGCGGCGGTATTGAGCGAAGCGTGGCGGGTACTCAAGCCCGGAGGGGAGCTGTATTTTTCAGATGTGTATGCTGATCGGAGGGTGCCCGCGGAACTTACCGCCGACCCGGTATTGTATGGCGAATGCCTGAGCGGGGCGTTGTACTGGAACGATTTTCTCGGCCTGGCCCGCACGCATGGTTTTGCCGATCCGCGACTGGTTGACGATCGCGGCATTACCATTGGCAACGCGGAGCTGGCTGCGCGCACCGGGAACATCCGTTTTTACTCTGCCACTTATCGATTATTCAAGTTGGGCAACCTGGAATCCGCCTGTGAAGACTATGGTCAGGCGGTGGTTTATCGCGGCACGGTACCGCATCATCCTCATGTGTTCGAGCTCGACAAGCACCATCGTATCGAAACCGGCAAGTTCTTCCTTATCTGCGGCAACTCCTGGCGCATGCTGCATGATACCCGGTTCGCCGCGCATTTTGACTTCTACGGTAACTTTGACCGGCACTACGGTATTTTCCCCGGTTGCGGTACGGGGCTACCTTTCGACGACACACTCCGTGGCGGCGCGGACAACCATTCGGGCGGATGTTGCTAG
- a CDS encoding TIGR04283 family arsenosugar biosynthesis glycosyltransferase yields the protein MSGFSAIIPCYHDEDKLADLLGQLRNLPHDLFQGALEIIVVDGADSPSCRNICHRYDARWIAGEPCRGGQLLSGAALAQGDTLWFLHADTRLPSDPLKAMGRALAQGAVGGYFRFRFDAPRAWPALLLEPAIAFRCRFGIPYGDQGLFMTRQAYVEAGGHSPWPLFEEVSLVRGLRRIGRFLPLREPVFIDPRRWHRDGWWRRTWANRNLALAFARGVAPERLAARYRSKTI from the coding sequence ATGTCCGGTTTTAGTGCGATTATTCCTTGCTATCATGACGAAGACAAGCTGGCCGATCTGCTCGGCCAGTTGCGAAATTTGCCGCATGACCTGTTTCAAGGGGCGCTGGAGATCATCGTGGTGGATGGTGCCGACAGCCCGTCATGCCGCAACATCTGCCATCGATACGACGCACGCTGGATAGCCGGCGAACCCTGCAGGGGAGGGCAATTACTCTCGGGTGCTGCGCTGGCGCAAGGTGACACCTTATGGTTTCTGCATGCCGACACCCGGTTGCCGTCCGATCCCTTGAAGGCAATGGGCCGCGCATTGGCGCAAGGTGCGGTAGGAGGCTATTTTCGCTTTCGTTTCGATGCACCGCGTGCCTGGCCAGCACTACTGCTGGAGCCGGCTATCGCTTTTCGTTGCCGTTTCGGCATTCCATATGGTGACCAGGGTCTTTTCATGACGCGGCAGGCCTATGTGGAGGCGGGCGGCCACTCCCCCTGGCCCCTGTTCGAGGAAGTGTCTCTGGTTCGAGGGTTACGCCGGATAGGACGCTTTTTACCTTTGCGCGAACCGGTCTTTATCGATCCGCGCCGCTGGCATCGCGACGGGTGGTGGCGGCGTACCTGGGCAAATCGCAATCTGGCGCTGGCTTTTGCGCGCGGCGTTGCGCCCGAAAGGCTGGCGGCTCGCTATCGTTCCAAAACGATTTAA
- a CDS encoding phosphate ABC transporter ATP-binding protein, with the protein MYREPEPTPIEPAKAADDPLGKADNGYTLGPMQVGPACCDPQPLIQVENFSLRYGPKTALANVTLDIYRGCITALIGPSGCGKTSFLSSINRLTDLIPGCGVSGRICIDGGDIHDPACDVQALRRQIGMVFQKPTPFPLSIYRNIELPLHEHGVKRRVDTAAVIEQVLRDVGLWDEVHDRLHSSALNLSGGQQQRLCIARALALNPRILLMDEPCSALDPIASGIVEDLISRLRGRYTIVIVTHNLAQARRIANYAAFFWVRGQAGSLVEFGHCRQIFESPAHELTAAYVNGARG; encoded by the coding sequence ATGTACCGCGAGCCTGAACCCACGCCCATAGAACCCGCCAAAGCGGCTGATGACCCGCTGGGCAAGGCCGATAATGGCTATACGCTGGGGCCAATGCAGGTGGGCCCAGCGTGTTGCGACCCTCAACCCTTGATCCAGGTTGAAAATTTTTCCCTTCGTTACGGCCCCAAGACCGCCTTGGCTAACGTTACACTGGATATTTACCGCGGCTGCATTACGGCGCTGATCGGGCCTTCGGGATGCGGAAAAACAAGTTTTCTCTCTTCCATCAATCGGCTTACCGACCTGATTCCCGGTTGCGGAGTAAGTGGCCGCATTTGCATCGATGGTGGTGACATCCATGACCCTGCCTGCGATGTACAAGCATTGCGGCGGCAGATCGGCATGGTGTTCCAGAAGCCAACGCCATTTCCGCTCTCGATCTATCGTAATATCGAACTGCCTTTGCACGAGCATGGCGTCAAGCGTCGTGTCGACACAGCAGCCGTTATCGAGCAGGTATTGCGGGATGTCGGGCTGTGGGACGAAGTGCATGATCGGCTGCATTCATCTGCGCTAAATCTCTCTGGCGGGCAGCAGCAGCGCCTTTGCATTGCTCGCGCGCTGGCTTTGAATCCACGGATTCTGCTGATGGACGAACCCTGTAGCGCGCTTGATCCCATCGCCTCGGGTATAGTCGAAGACCTGATCAGCCGTCTGCGCGGTCGCTACACGATCGTCATTGTCACCCATAATCTGGCGCAGGCGCGGCGGATCGCTAACTACGCCGCGTTTTTCTGGGTCAGAGGCCAGGCCGGTAGCCTGGTTGAATTTGGCCATTGCCGGCAAATTTTCGAGTCTCCCGCACACGAACTTACTGCCGCTTACGTGAATGGCGCGAGGGGATAA
- a CDS encoding cytochrome c oxidase subunit II, producing MQETAWQVSLVLMSLIAFGVVYVAINSGKREEDYGPLVKSAYGFRTKLFWAVALLFFPAMIYNLVGLPLPYSESRADSKLGPAQVINVIGHMWYWEMDRDQVEVGQPVEIRITSADVNHGFGIYDTDLRLVAQAQAMPHYTNVIYHTFKKEGIYKVLCMEYCGVAHHNMMTEIKVGKS from the coding sequence ATGCAAGAAACCGCGTGGCAGGTTTCCCTTGTATTGATGTCGCTGATTGCATTCGGCGTTGTTTACGTTGCCATCAATTCCGGCAAGCGGGAAGAGGACTACGGGCCGTTGGTAAAGAGTGCATATGGTTTTCGCACGAAGTTATTCTGGGCGGTGGCATTGTTGTTTTTCCCGGCGATGATTTATAACCTGGTTGGCCTGCCTTTGCCGTATAGCGAAAGCCGCGCGGATTCAAAACTTGGTCCGGCACAGGTCATCAATGTAATTGGGCACATGTGGTACTGGGAAATGGATCGCGACCAAGTCGAAGTGGGGCAACCGGTTGAAATCCGTATTACCAGCGCGGATGTTAATCATGGTTTCGGCATTTATGACACTGATTTGCGTCTGGTGGCACAGGCACAGGCCATGCCCCACTACACCAATGTAATCTATCACACTTTCAAAAAGGAAGGCATATACAAAGTGCTGTGCATGGAGTATTGCGGGGTTGCGCATCACAATATGATGACTGAAATCAAAGTTGGCAAATCTTAG